Within Haematobia irritans isolate KBUSLIRL chromosome 2, ASM5000362v1, whole genome shotgun sequence, the genomic segment gtcgataaaaaagcggattttctgccaacttttctagggcccattcactgaaaattcgacgttgtggctcgttagtaagtctattcatgatgaaatgtcaaagcatactgagcatctttctctttgacaccatgtctgaaatcccacgtgatctgtcaaatactaatgcatgaaaatcctaacctcaaaagaatcaccctttataagcagTATGTTGCAAATAGGGTTTCGGAAATCTTAGAGGATTCCGAAATCACAGACTGGCGTTGGTGCCCCACGGCCTTGAACCCAGCCGATACCGCTACAAGAGGATTTTCATACAATTACGAACCACAGGGACGTTGGAAAACTGGTCCAGACTTTCTAAAACAAGATGAAAAGCACTGGCCAAAAGACAATTAGATGTTGGACATAAAAGATAGAAGTGATGAATTCTTAAagtcgaaattttcattaataataatacaaaatgtCGAATTTGTTAATTCCATCATAAATCGGTCATCCAAATACACTAAAGTAATACGCGTCATGGGTTGGATTTTGAGATTCGCTTCTTGTATTTATAAGAAGAAATTCAACAAAAGGAAACGAATTGGATTCCGATGAAATACAACATGCAGAATTCTTTTTGGTAAGAGAgattcaaaaagaaaatttccaggAGGAATATTCAAAGCTGCTAGAAGGAACGACAATTGATAAATCCAGTTCCATGGTGTCTCTTAGTCCATACATAGACGAGCAAAGACTAATAAGGGTCGGAGGAAGACTAGGTAATGCCGAAATACTGTCTGACTATGCTAAGAAACCTATTATTCTCCCGAAAGACCATAGATTTTCGTTTTTACTTGTTGAATACTATCACAAGAAAACATGCCATGAAAACACAGAGACTGTCATAGGAATGGTGAGACAAAAGTATTGGATACCTTCCCTTAGGGTATTAGTGAAAAGAATTGAAAATCAGTGCGTGCTTTGCAAAATAAGGAAGGCAAACGCAACTCAACCACAAATGGGGATACTACCAGCAGATAGGGTAACACCATTTATTCGTCCCTTTACATATACAGGAGTAGATATATTTGGGCCATTTAATGTGTCTTTCCACCGCCGACACGAAAAACGATGGGTAGCATTATTTACGTGTCTCACAGTAAGGGCAATACACTTGGAAATTGTAACCGATTTGTCCACGGATGCCTTTCTAAttgctttaagaaattttataaacagaCGAGGTATTCCCACTCAAATAAGAAGcgataatggaaaaaatttcgttggtaTAAAAAAAGAGCTTCAAAATGAACTTGAATTTGTAGACTTTGACCAAATTAAAAGATCGTCATGTTTTTGgggaataaaatggcttttcaaTACGCCATTCGACCCAGCTTCAGGAGGAGCATGGGAACGACTAAtacagtcagttaaaaaagcacTACATGTACTGATGAGAGATATGATCCCAAAATACGAAGTGTTTTACAGTCTCCTACTAGAAGCTGAAAATATAGTAAATTCAAGACCTCTTACGCATACTCCAGTAACTCCCCACGACCCGGAACCTTTAACACCAAACCACTTCCTGCTAGGAACTACAAACTCAAATCAAGTACCTGCAACTTACGATCCAAAACTCAATAGTTTGAGAAAACAATGGGGAGTggctcaaaacttaaaaaatggaTTTTGGTCAAGATGGATAAGAGAATATCTCCCCGATCTCACTCGTCGCGTGAAATGGTGCCTACCAACTAAAGACATGAATGTGGGATGTTTGGTCCTCATATGTGATACGAACGCTCCTAGATCAAAATGGGGACTTGGTCGAATAGTCCATTTGTACAAAGGAAAAGACGGCATATCAAGATCAGCAGATGTTAGAACAAGTGTCGGCATCCTCAAACGACCTATATCTAAACTGGCCTTAATTGATGTCGAATCCacataaatttatgaaaatttcccaAGTCAATTTACGTGGGGGAGAATATGTTAATAATTGTTACTTGTGCATACCAGAttttatataaatcaaaatatcattgaaatttgtataacttttcacatattgtcagtatacataaaaataatttaattgttgaaaaacttctaccaaaagataccaaaatttga encodes:
- the LOC142224505 gene encoding uncharacterized protein LOC142224505, whose protein sequence is MGNELDSDEIQHAEFFLVREIQKENFQEEYSKLLEGTTIDKSSSMVSLSPYIDEQRLIRVGGRLGNAEILSDYAKKPIILPKDHRFSFLLVEYYHKKTCHENTETVIGMVRQKYWIPSLRVLVKRIENQCVLCKIRKANATQPQMGILPADRVTPFIRPFTYTGVDIFGPFNVSFHRRHEKRWVALFTCLTVRAIHLEIVTDLSTDAFLIALRNFINRRGIPTQIRSDNGKNFVGIKKELQNELEFVDFDQIKRSSCFWGIKWLFNTPFDPASGGAWERLIQSVKKALHVLMRDMIPKYEVFYSLLLEAENIVNSRPLTHTPVTPHDPEPLTPNHFLLGTTNSNQVPATYDPKLNSLRKQWGVAQNLKNGFWSRWIREYLPDLTRRVKWCLPTKDMNVGCLVLICDTNAPRSKWGLGRIVHLYKGKDGISRSADVRTSVGILKRPISKLALIDVEST